The genomic window AAGCAAGAACGCTGCTGATCGCAAGCAGGCCCAGCGCATTCAATCGCCATGACAGAAGTGGCGTCATTGTCACAAACCGAGCCCAAGCTGCGACGTGGCGTGAACGCGGAACAGCACAAGGATGGTCAGCAACGCTGTACCCCACAATACAAGCGCCAGGTTGCGATGACCCGACCAGATAGCGCCCAATGCCGCTGCGATTGCGAAAAACGGTATGGTCATCATGTTCTGTGACTTGCAACGAATCGCATTAGCGTCGCGCATCGTTGCCGAAAAGTCATCTGCTTTGCCAAAAAAAGAAGGCGGCCCGGCAGGCCGCCTTCTCTGAACTCGCTTAAACGCCGCTAGCATGCCCCGTAGTCGGTCTTGCCACCATAATTGCCGACCGTCGCACAACCGCTAATGCCGTCCGAACCATCGGAACGATAATTTCCGTAGCCATAGCTGCCGGGCGCGGGCGCCTGTCCTGGTGCATACGCATAGGCCTGATAGGCGGGCGCTTGTCCCGGTGCATAGGCATAAGCCGGATAGGCCGGTGCTTGTCCTGGTGCATCCGTATAAGCCTGATAGGCCGGCCCGTAAGCGGCAGCATTGGCGGCTGTTGCCCCGGCCACAAAGCCTGCGCCGGCAGCGGTCGCGGGCCGCCATGTGCGTGCCAATGTCGGCGAGGCGGCTGCAACAGTGATCGTTCCCACAAGAGCAAGCGCGAGCGAGTTTTTAATGACGGGTGTCATTACAAGTCTCCACGTTTTTTACACACAAACACCCCTGTGCAGTCACAAGGACCGCACCCTCCTCGCGTCTGCAACGCGACGCATTTTCTCCCGTTCCACATCAATCGAATGAAAGCGCGCGATCAAGCAAGCGTGATGCAGTTCCCGCAACGTCGCATGCACCGTAAGTTTCCTTGCGACACGCGCCCATGCGAATTCGGGTAAAATCGTCTGCGATCTGCGGTGCCGTGCCTGCAAGTGCATCAGCCGCTGCAAGATGAGCGATCTGTTCGACGATCATTCGTGCCTTGGATTCGGCACCGGGTTCTTTCAAAATCGCCGCAATTGAACGAGCCGCCTCAGCGACCGCCGGAAACTCTTTAGCCTCATGCGCAAGACCGGCAATGACCTCTAACGACGCCGGCTCCTTGCGGATGGCACGCAATATGTCGAGCCCCATGACATTGCCCGATCCTTCCCAGATGGCATTCACCGGAGCCTCGCGATAAAGGCGAGGCAGCATTGAATCCTCGACATAGCCGTTGCCGCCGAGACATTCCATCGCCTCATACACGAATGCAGGCGCAGTCTTGCAAATCCAGTATTTGATCGCGGGCGTGAGCAAGCGCGACCGCGCCGCCTCCAATTCATCCTGTGCAGCCAGGTCGAAGGA from Pseudorhodoplanes sp. includes these protein-coding regions:
- a CDS encoding DUF5993 family protein; this translates as MTIPFFAIAAALGAIWSGHRNLALVLWGTALLTILVLFRVHATSQLGLGL